Genomic window (Mycolicibacterium smegmatis):
ACCGATACCGTCACGCAGCAGCCCGATGTCCTCGACGGCGGCCCACCAGGTCTGACCCGCGTACGTGACGGGCAGTGCCCGTTTGGCGGCGTGCAGCCCGTCGAGCCAGGCGCCGATGTTGTCGGCGGTGCAGCGCTGGGCGATGTCGGCCTCGGTGAGGGGACCGAGCAGTCGCAGCAGATCCGCCACGCCCTCGGCGTCGCGCGCGGCGCGCTCGGGCGTGAGGTGTTGCAGCTGTGCGGAAGTCGAGGCGACCACGGCCGGATCGAGCAGCTCACGCAGCTCGACGCGGCCGAGCAGTTCGGACAGCAGCACGGTGTCGAGCGCCAGTGCCGCGGCGCGTCGTTCGGCCAGCGGGCTGTCACCTTCGTACATGAACGCCCCGACGTACCCGAACAGCAGCGACGCCGCGAACGGCGACGGAGTCGCGGTCTCGACCTCGACGATCCGCAGGCGCCGCTGCGCGATCTTGTGCATGAGTTCGATGAGGGCGGGCACGTCGTAGACGTCCTGCAGGCACTCACGCACGGCCTCCAGCACGATCGGGAAATCCGGGTACTTGCGCGCGATGTCGAGCAGTTGCGCGGCCCGTTGCCGCTGGTGCCACAGCGGCGAGCGTTTCCCCGGGTGCCTGCGCGGTAGCAGCAGGGCCCTGGCCGCGCACTCGCGGAACCGTGACGCGAACAGCGCGGACCCGCCCACCTCCGCGGTCACGATCGGCTCGATCTCGTCGGCGTCGAACACGAACAGATCTGCGCCGGGCGGCGTGTCACCACTGTCGGGCAGCCGGACGATGATGCCGTCGTCGGATGCCGTGGGCTTCTCGTCGATGCCGTAGCGTTCCCGTAACCGCCGGCCGACCGCGAGTGCCAACGGGCCGTGCACGCGAAGGCCGTACGGCGAGTGCAGGATCACCCGCCAGTCGCCGAGTTCGTCGCGGAACCGTTCGACGACGAATGTGGTGTCGCTGGGTACCACACCGGTGGCCTCGCGCTGTTCGCGCAGCAACTGGTGCAGGTTGTCGGTCGCGTAGCCCGCGAAACCCATTTTCTGGCAACGCTTGTCGAAAGCCTTGCGGTCCAGGCTCGCGAGCTCACCGGTGAACGCGCCGACCGCGGCACCCAGTTCGGCCGGGCGGCCCACGCTGTCGCCGCGCCAGAAGGGCAACCGTGCGGGCTGGCCCGGCGCCGGGATCACCAGCACCCGGTCGTGCGTGATCTCGGTGATGCGCCAACTGGTCGCGCCAAGCGAGATCACATCGCCGGGCCGGGATTCGTAGACCATCTCCTCGTCGAGTTCACCTACGCGGGAAGGCTTTTCGGTCTCGGAGGCCAGGTATACGGTGAACATGCCGCGATCCGGGATCGCGCCGCCCGAGGTCACCGCGAGCCGCTGCGCGCCGGGGCGAGCGGTCAGTGTGCCCGTGTCACGGTCGTAGACCAGGCGGGGCCGCAACTCGGCGAACTCGGTCGACGGGTACTTGCCCGACAACAGGTCCAGGGTGGCCTCGAATGCGCTGCGCGGCAGCGTCGCGAACGGTGCGCTGCGGCGCACGGCGTCGAACCAGGCGTCGGCGTCGACCGGTTCCAGCGCGGCAACCGCGACGGTGTGCTGGGCCAGCACGTCGAGCGGGTTGGCGGGCACCCGCAGGGTCTCGATGTCGCCGGTCTGCATGCGCTGCACGGTGACCGCGCATCCGATCAGATCCGTGCGGTGCTTGGGGAACAGCACGCCCTGGGAGATCTCACCGACCTGGTGGCCGGCGCGGCCCACGCGTTGCAGACCGCTCGCCACCGAAGGCGGCGCCTCGACCTGGATCACCAGATCGACCGCACCCATGTCGATCCCGAGTTCCAGGCTCGACGTCGCGACGACGGCGCGCAGCCTGCCGCTCTTGAGGTCGTCCTCGACCTGGGCCCGCTGCTCCTTGCTGACCGAGCCGTGGTGAGCGCGCGCGAGCAGCGGCGGGGCCCCGTTGGCCTGCCCGCTGCCCATGAGATGCGCCGGCGCCCCGCCGCCGACCTCCGGATTGGGCCCGGCGGGCAGTTCGATGCCGCTGCGCTCGGCGTGGATCTCGTTGAGCCGCGAGGTCAGCCGCTCGGCGAGACGCCGCGAGTTGGCGAACACGATCGACGAATTGTGCGCCTCGACGAGGTCGACGATGCGTTCCTCGACGTCGGGCCAGATCGAGTTGTTGTCCAGATTCGCCATGTCGGGCACCGGCACCTGCACCGACAAATCGAAAGTCTTGGCCGCGGGCGGGCAGACGATCGTGGTGGGGGCCTGCCCGGACAGGAACCGCGCGACCTCCTCGGGCGGGCGGACCGTGGCCGACAACCCGATGCGCTGCGCCGGTGTGTCGAGGAGCTGGTCAAGACGCTCCAAAGACAACGCGAGGTGCGCGCCGCGCTTGGTGGCGGCCACCGCGTGCACCTCGTCGACGATGACCGTGCGCACCGAGGTGAGCGTCTCGCGGGCCGCCGAGGTCAGCATGAGGAACAGCGATTCGGGCGTCGTGATCAGGACGTCCGGGGGGTTGGCGATCATCGCACGGCGCTGGTTGGGCGGGGTGTCGCCGGAACGTACACCGACCGTGATGGACGGCGCGGGCAGTCCGTGCCGCTCGGCGACGCGGGTGATGCCGGTCAACGGGGTGCGCAGGTTCCGTTCGACGTCGACGGCCAGCGCCTTGAGCGGGGACACGTAGAGCACCTGCGTGCCCTGTGACGGTTCCCGGGCGGGATCGGCGAGACGGTCGATCGCCCACAGGAACGCGGCCAGGGTCTTGCCCGACCCCGTCGGGGCGATGACCAGCGTGTTGTTGCCTTCGGAGATTGCGGACCACGCGTCGGCCTGCGCGGGTGTGGGCGCTGCGAACGCGGTGGTGAACCACTCCCGGGTCAGCGCGCTGAACCGGCCCAGCGGATCAGCCCCATTGGTGGTCATCTAGCCATGGTGCACCCGGGCACCGACAAGGAACATGTCTGTTCGCGGCCGGCGGATCACATCAGTCGGCTTTGCCCTGGCTCCTGGCCTCGGCGCCGCTCTGCTCGGCGTCGAAGGAATCGTCGCCCGCGGCCCGTCCGACGAAGCGCCCGCCCTCCCGCGAGGTGGCGACGTTCTCATCGGAGTCGACATCTTCTTCGGACCTGTCGTCCGTGTCTTCGGGGTGCTCGGCCATGGGCTGGTACTACCCGGCGAACACCGTGGTGAAACCGGGCTTGAGCTGCGGCCGACCGGGGTACTTTCAGGGCATCGGCAGGTTGTCCCGCACGATGCGCACGTATAGGTCCGCACATGGAGTGGTTCACGGCATCCGACTACTGGCTGGCACGGATGGTGTTGCAGCGGGGGATCGCGGCGCTCTACGTCGTCGCGTTCGTCGCGGCGGCGCTGCAGTTCCGGGCACTGCTGGGCGAGCGCGGCCTGTTGCCGATCCCGCGGTTTCTGGCGCGTAGCTCGTTCCGCAATTCGCCGAGCATCTTCCACCTCCACTACTCCGACCGGTTCTTCGCCGCGGTCTGCTGGACCGGCGCCGCGGTCGCGGCCGCCATGGTGCTGGGCGCAGGGGACCGGTTGCCGCTGTGGGCCGCGATGCTGGTGTGGGTGCTCCTGTGGGTGCTGTACCTGTCGATCGTCAACGTGGGACAGGCCTGGTACTCGTTCGGATGGGAGTCGCTGCTGCTGGAGGCAGGCACGCTCGCGGTGTTCCTCGGCAACGACGACGTGGCGCCGCCGCTACTGGTGCTGTGGCTCGTGCGGTGGCTGCTGTTCCGCGTCGAGTTCGGCGCCGGGATGATCAAGATGCGCGGCGACCGCTGCTGGCGTGATCTGACGTGCCTGTACTACCACCACGAGACCCAGCCGATGCCCGGCCCGCTCAGCTGGTTCTTCCACCACCTGCCCAAGCCGCTGCACCGCGTCGAGGTGGCGGGCAACCACGTGGCGCAACTGGTGATCCCGTTCCTGCTGTTCGCCCCGCAGCCGGTCGCGAGCACTGCGGCCGCGGTTGTCATCGTCACGCAGCTGTGGCTCGTGGCCTCAGGGAACTTCGCGTGGCTCAACTGGATCACGATCGTCCTGGCGTGCGGGGTGGTGTCGGATACGGCGCTTTCCGCCGTGGTCGGGGTGTCGGCGGCGCCCGATGTGGGTGACCCGCCGGTGTGGTACGTGGCCGCGGTGGTCGCGTTCACCGCGATGGTGGTGTCGTTGAGCTTCTGGCCGCTGCGCAACCTGGTCACAAAGCGGCAGCGGATGAACATGTCCTACAACCGGTATCACCTGGTGAACTCGTACGGCGCGTTCGGCGTGGTCGGCCGCACACGCGACGAGGTGGTGATCGAGGGGACCGACGAGCCGACGATCAACGACGAGACGACGTGGCGTGAGTACGAGTTCAAGGGCAAGCCGGGGGACGTGCGACGCCTGCCGCGTCAGTTCGCGCCGTATCACCTGCGCCTGGACTGGCTGATGTGGTTCGCGGCGATCTCACCGACCTATGCGCATCCGTGGCTGCGGACGTTTCTGGAACGGCTGCTCGAAGGCGACCGGGCGACGCTGAAGCTGTTGCGCACCAACCCGTTTCCCGGTGAACCGCCGCGGTATGTGCGGGCACGGCTGTACCGGTACCGCTACAGCACGTGGGACGAACTGCGCCGCGACCACGTGTGGTGGCAGCGCACGCTGCTGGGCGACTATGTGCCGCCGGTGACGCTACGTGCCGGGCACGGCAGTGCCGCGCAGTGACCGCTGGTAGCGCCGCATCCCGGCGATCCAGCGGTCGTAGTCGGAACCCTTGCGGCGGTACAGGTCGAGTACGTGCGGGTGGGGCAGGACGAGGAACCGCCCGGCCTGTACGGCCTCGACGGTCACGGTTGCCACATCCTGCGGCGTGATCACGTCACCGGACTGCACGATCGACTCGGCGCCGACGAGGGCATCGGTCTCGGCCGAGTTGCGCACGGCATGCAGCAGCGGGGTGTCCACCCCCAGCGGGCACACGCAACTCACGCCGACGCCGTCGTCGCCGTAGGTGATCGCGAGCCACTCGGCGAAGCCCACCGCGGCGTGCTTGGTGACGGCGTAGCCGGCCGCGCCGATCTGCGAGAGCAGACCGGCGGCCGAGGCCACCGACACGAAATACCCGCGCCCGCGCGAGATCCACTGCGGCACCAGGACATCGGCGGCCCGTATGTGCGCCCGCAGGTTCACCGCGAGGATGCGGTCCCACTCCTCGTCGGTGCCCAGACCCGACGCGCCGATGATCCCCGCGTTGGCGACGTAGATGTCGACCGGGCCGAACTCGGTGCGGGTGAGCGCCTCGATGTCGGCTGTGGCGGAGGCGTCCGCGCGCACCGCCACGGCGTTCCCGCCCGCCGACTCGATCCGTGCCGCGGTGGCTGCGGCGCCCGGTTCGTCGAGGTCGGCGACGACGACGCGGGCGCCCGCGGCCGCGAACGCCTCTGCCAGCGCCGCGCCGATGCCCGAACCGCCGCCGGTGACCACGGCGGTCGTGCCGTCGATGTCCATGTGCCTCTTTCTACCCGAGTTCCTACCCGGGGCCGGTGCTACCCGAAGTGCACGCCTTGCGCCAGCGGCAACTCCGAGGAGTAGTTGACGGTGTTGGTGGCGCGGCGCATGTAGGCCTTCCACGCGTCCGAACCCGACTCGCGCCCACCACCGGTCTGCTTCTCGCCGCCGAACGCGCCGCCGATTTCGGCGCCCGACGTGCCGATGTTGACGTTGGCGATGCCGCAGTCCGATCCGTCGGCCGCCAGGAACCGCTCGGCCTCGCGCACGTCGGTGGTGAAGATCGCCGACGAGAGCCCCTGCGGCACCGCGTTGTTGAGCGCGATCGCCTCATCGAGGTCGTCGTAGGTGAGCACGTAGAGGATCGGCGCGAAGGTCTCGTTGTGCACGATCTCGGTCTGCGCGGGCATCACCACGACCGCGGGTGCGACGTAGAACGCGCCTTCCTCGTCGCCGAGCTCGTGACGTTCACCGCCGTGGACCGTGCCGCCGTCGGCGCGGGCCTGCTCCAGCGCGCCCACCATGTCGCGGTAGGCGCGGGCGTGGATCAGCGGACCGACCAGCGTGCCCTCGGCGGACGGGTCACCGATCGGCAGGCTCTGGTACGCCGAGACGACGCGGCGCACCACCTCGTCGGCGACCGAGGAATGCACGATCAGCCTGCGCAGCGTCGTGCACCGCTGGCCCGCGGTGCCCGCGGCTGAGAACACGATCGCCCGCACGGCGAGATCGAGGTCCGCCGAGGGCGTCACGATCGCGGCGTTGTTGCCGCCGAGTTCCAGCAGCACCTTGCCGAACCTCGCCGCCACCCGCGGGCCCACCTCCCGGCCCATCCGGACCGATCCGGTCGCGCTGACCAGGGCCACCCGCGGGTCGTCGACCAGGCGTTCGCCGACCTCGCGGCCACCTTGCACCAGCCGGCTCACCGCGGCAGGCGCGCCGACGTCGGCGGCGGCCCGCTCGATGAGCGCCTGGCACGCGATCGCGGTCAGCGGCGTGAGCTCCGACGGCTTCCACACGACGGTGTCACCGCACACCAACGCGATCGCGGTGTTCCACGACCACACGGCCACGGGGAAGTTGAACGCGGTGATCACCCCGACCACGCCCAGCGGGTGCCAGGTCTCCATCAACCTGTGGCCCGGGCGCTCCGAGGCGATGGTGCGGCCGTACAACTGGCGCGACAGCCCGACGGCGAAGTCGCAGATGTCGATCATCTCCTGCACCTCGCCGAGTGCCTCCGAGGTGATCTTGCCCGCCTCGACCGTCACGAGCGTCGCGAGATCGGCCTTGTGCTCGACGAGCAGCTGGCCCAGCCGCGCCACGAGCGCACCGCGCACCGGGGCAGGCGTGGTGCGCCACACGGAAAACGCCTGGGCCGCTTCGGCGATCGCCGCGTCGGCGGCCTCGGCGGTGTGTGCGGGCAGCGTGAACAACACGTCGCCGGTGATGGGTGTGCTGGCGTGCAGGTCACCGTCGGACGCGCCGCCCGGCTCGGCGAGCGCGGTTGTCGCGCCGATCGCGTCGAGAGCACGGCGCACCCGCTGCCGCAGCTCGTCGGCCGTGGGAAGACCGGCCGCGCCGGCGCCCTGGGGTTTGTCGGTGGTGATGTTCGCAGTCATCGTTGGGCCTCTCTGGTCGGCTGTACTGGGTTGGGGCCGGGCTGGACAGGTGAACCGCTACAGTGCGGGCCATGGGCGAACCGGACGAACAGTCGTTGGATGGGATCGACCGGATTCTGGTCCGCGAACTCGTGGCAGATGGGCGGGCGACTCTGGCGCACCTCGCGGCGGCCGCCGGGCTCTCGGTGTCGGCAGTGCAGGCCCGCGTGCGACGTCTGGAATCCCGCGGTGTGGTGACCGGGTACGCGGCGCGGATCAACCCCGAAGCGCTGGGCAACATGCTTTCGGCGTTCGTCGCCATCACTCCTCTCGATCCGTCCCAACCCGATGATGCGCCTGCCCGGCTGGAGCACATCCCCGAAATCGAGTCGTGCCATTCGGTGGCGGGCGACGAGAGCTACGTCCTTCAGGTCCGGGTGGCCTCGGCGCGTGCTCTGGAGGACCTGCTGCAGCGCATCAGGACCGCGGCGAACGTCAGGACCCGCAGCACCATAATCTTGCAGACATTTTACACAGGTAGGGACTACATTCCGTAAACCTTGCGGTCTCGGGTCGCATTCACCGTAAAAATTGCGCTAACCTGGCGGCATGACCGCTCTGCTGAACACGCCTGTCTCCGGATCGTCCTCGCCGGGCGCGAGCCCAGAGCTCGCTCCTGAACTCGTTCGGGAGACACTGGCCCGCAGCATCCTGGCCGACGGTTTCGACTTCGTGCTGGACCTGGAGG
Coding sequences:
- a CDS encoding ATP-dependent helicase; the protein is MTTNGADPLGRFSALTREWFTTAFAAPTPAQADAWSAISEGNNTLVIAPTGSGKTLAAFLWAIDRLADPAREPSQGTQVLYVSPLKALAVDVERNLRTPLTGITRVAERHGLPAPSITVGVRSGDTPPNQRRAMIANPPDVLITTPESLFLMLTSAARETLTSVRTVIVDEVHAVAATKRGAHLALSLERLDQLLDTPAQRIGLSATVRPPEEVARFLSGQAPTTIVCPPAAKTFDLSVQVPVPDMANLDNNSIWPDVEERIVDLVEAHNSSIVFANSRRLAERLTSRLNEIHAERSGIELPAGPNPEVGGGAPAHLMGSGQANGAPPLLARAHHGSVSKEQRAQVEDDLKSGRLRAVVATSSLELGIDMGAVDLVIQVEAPPSVASGLQRVGRAGHQVGEISQGVLFPKHRTDLIGCAVTVQRMQTGDIETLRVPANPLDVLAQHTVAVAALEPVDADAWFDAVRRSAPFATLPRSAFEATLDLLSGKYPSTEFAELRPRLVYDRDTGTLTARPGAQRLAVTSGGAIPDRGMFTVYLASETEKPSRVGELDEEMVYESRPGDVISLGATSWRITEITHDRVLVIPAPGQPARLPFWRGDSVGRPAELGAAVGAFTGELASLDRKAFDKRCQKMGFAGYATDNLHQLLREQREATGVVPSDTTFVVERFRDELGDWRVILHSPYGLRVHGPLALAVGRRLRERYGIDEKPTASDDGIIVRLPDSGDTPPGADLFVFDADEIEPIVTAEVGGSALFASRFRECAARALLLPRRHPGKRSPLWHQRQRAAQLLDIARKYPDFPIVLEAVRECLQDVYDVPALIELMHKIAQRRLRIVEVETATPSPFAASLLFGYVGAFMYEGDSPLAERRAAALALDTVLLSELLGRVELRELLDPAVVASTSAQLQHLTPERAARDAEGVADLLRLLGPLTEADIAQRCTADNIGAWLDGLHAAKRALPVTYAGQTWWAAVEDIGLLRDGIGVPVPVGVPAAFTESASDPLGDLIGRYARTRGPFTTEQTAARFGLGVRVASDVLSRMAVDGRLIRGEFAADLSGEQWCDAQVLKILRRRSLAALRAQVEPVSTDAYARFLPSWQHVGSTNTTGVDGLATVIEQLAGVPIPASAVESLVFPQRVRDYQPAMLDELLASGEVMWSGAGQIGNGDGWVAFHLADTAPLTLTHGAEIEFTDTHRVILETLGHGGAYFFRQLTDGTVEGTAGQELKQALWELIWAGWVTGDTFAPVRAVLSGPRRSGAPAHRQRQRPPRLSRYSVAHAQTRGTDPTVSGRWSALPAAEPDSTVRAHFQAELLLGRHGVLTKGAVGAEGVPGGFATLYKVLSAFEDAGRCQRGYFVESLGGAQFAVASTVDRLRSYLDNVDPERPEYHAVVLAATDPANPYGAALGWPTDSEAHRPGRKAGALVALVDGRLVWFLERGGRSLLSFGADADAQRAAAGALTDLVSAGRIPSLLVERINGVAVLDPDVDAERAVVQDALLGAGLSRTPRGLRLR
- the amaB gene encoding L-piperidine-6-carboxylate dehydrogenase — protein: MTANITTDKPQGAGAAGLPTADELRQRVRRALDAIGATTALAEPGGASDGDLHASTPITGDVLFTLPAHTAEAADAAIAEAAQAFSVWRTTPAPVRGALVARLGQLLVEHKADLATLVTVEAGKITSEALGEVQEMIDICDFAVGLSRQLYGRTIASERPGHRLMETWHPLGVVGVITAFNFPVAVWSWNTAIALVCGDTVVWKPSELTPLTAIACQALIERAAADVGAPAAVSRLVQGGREVGERLVDDPRVALVSATGSVRMGREVGPRVAARFGKVLLELGGNNAAIVTPSADLDLAVRAIVFSAAGTAGQRCTTLRRLIVHSSVADEVVRRVVSAYQSLPIGDPSAEGTLVGPLIHARAYRDMVGALEQARADGGTVHGGERHELGDEEGAFYVAPAVVVMPAQTEIVHNETFAPILYVLTYDDLDEAIALNNAVPQGLSSAIFTTDVREAERFLAADGSDCGIANVNIGTSGAEIGGAFGGEKQTGGGRESGSDAWKAYMRRATNTVNYSSELPLAQGVHFG
- a CDS encoding Lrp/AsnC family transcriptional regulator, with amino-acid sequence MGEPDEQSLDGIDRILVRELVADGRATLAHLAAAAGLSVSAVQARVRRLESRGVVTGYAARINPEALGNMLSAFVAITPLDPSQPDDAPARLEHIPEIESCHSVAGDESYVLQVRVASARALEDLLQRIRTAANVRTRSTIILQTFYTGRDYIP
- a CDS encoding SDR family NAD(P)-dependent oxidoreductase — encoded protein: MDIDGTTAVVTGGGSGIGAALAEAFAAAGARVVVADLDEPGAAATAARIESAGGNAVAVRADASATADIEALTRTEFGPVDIYVANAGIIGASGLGTDEEWDRILAVNLRAHIRAADVLVPQWISRGRGYFVSVASAAGLLSQIGAAGYAVTKHAAVGFAEWLAITYGDDGVGVSCVCPLGVDTPLLHAVRNSAETDALVGAESIVQSGDVITPQDVATVTVEAVQAGRFLVLPHPHVLDLYRRKGSDYDRWIAGMRRYQRSLRGTAVPGT
- a CDS encoding lipase maturation factor family protein, with the protein product MEWFTASDYWLARMVLQRGIAALYVVAFVAAALQFRALLGERGLLPIPRFLARSSFRNSPSIFHLHYSDRFFAAVCWTGAAVAAAMVLGAGDRLPLWAAMLVWVLLWVLYLSIVNVGQAWYSFGWESLLLEAGTLAVFLGNDDVAPPLLVLWLVRWLLFRVEFGAGMIKMRGDRCWRDLTCLYYHHETQPMPGPLSWFFHHLPKPLHRVEVAGNHVAQLVIPFLLFAPQPVASTAAAVVIVTQLWLVASGNFAWLNWITIVLACGVVSDTALSAVVGVSAAPDVGDPPVWYVAAVVAFTAMVVSLSFWPLRNLVTKRQRMNMSYNRYHLVNSYGAFGVVGRTRDEVVIEGTDEPTINDETTWREYEFKGKPGDVRRLPRQFAPYHLRLDWLMWFAAISPTYAHPWLRTFLERLLEGDRATLKLLRTNPFPGEPPRYVRARLYRYRYSTWDELRRDHVWWQRTLLGDYVPPVTLRAGHGSAAQ